One part of the Arabidopsis thaliana chromosome 4, partial sequence genome encodes these proteins:
- the DER2.2 gene encoding DERLIN-2.2 (DERLIN-2.2 (DER2.2); CONTAINS InterPro DOMAIN/s: Der1-like (InterPro:IPR007599); BEST Arabidopsis thaliana protein match is: DERLIN-2.1 (TAIR:AT4G21810.1); Has 863 Blast hits to 862 proteins in 227 species: Archae - 0; Bacteria - 0; Metazoa - 343; Fungi - 190; Plants - 145; Viruses - 0; Other Eukaryotes - 185 (source: NCBI BLink).) yields the protein MAQAVEEWYKQMPIITRSYLTAAVITTVGCSLDIISPYNLYLNPTLVVKQYQYWRLVTNFLYFRKMDLDFMFHMFFLARYCKLLEENSFRGKTADFLYMLLFGASVLTGIVLIGGMIPYLSASFAKIIFLSNSLTFMMVYVWSKQNPYIHMSFLGLFTFTAAYLPWVLLGFSILVGASAWVDLLGMIAGHAYYFLAEVYPRMTNRRPLKTPSFLKALFADEPVVVARPEDVRFAAAPFDEIHQD from the exons ATGGCTCAGGCTGTAGAAGAATGGTATAAACAGATGCCGATTATCACTCGCTCTTATCTCACGGCGGCTGTTATCACCACCGTCGGATGTTCCCTCGAT atcATATCTCCATATAACCTTTATTTGAATCCGACACTTGTGGTGAAGCAATACCAATATTGGCGTCTCGTTACTAATTTCTTGTATTTCCGGAAGATGG ATTTGGACTTCATGTTCCATATGTTCTTTCTCGCACGATACTGCAAACTCCTTGAAGAAAACTCATTCAGGGGAAAGACTGCTGATTTCCTATACATGCTCCTATTTGGAGCATCTGTTTTAACCGGTATTGTACTTATCGGTGGAATGATACCATACTTGTCAGCATCATTTGCTAAAATCATCTTCCTCAGCAACTCATTAACTTTCATGATG GTCTATGTATGGAGCAAACAAAATCCTTATATTCACATGAGTTTCCTTGGTCTGTTCACCTTCACAGCAGCTTACCTACCATGG GTGCTTCTTGGCTTCTCTATCCTTGTTGGTGCCAGTGCTTGGGTGGATCTTTTG GGTATGATAGCAGGTCACGCTTACTACTTTCTGGCTGAGGTTTATCCGCGAATGACTAATCGTCGTCCATTAAAGACTCCATCATTCCTCAAAGCGTTATTTGCAGATGAACCAGTTGTGGTTGCACGGCCAGAAGATGTGAGGTTTGCTGCTGCGCCTTTCGATGAAATCCACCAAGACTGA
- the KEA3 gene encoding K+ efflux antiporter 3 (K+ efflux antiporter 3 (KEA3); FUNCTIONS IN: potassium:hydrogen antiporter activity, potassium ion transmembrane transporter activity; INVOLVED IN: potassium ion transport, cation transport, metabolic process, transmembrane transport; LOCATED IN: chloroplast; EXPRESSED IN: 21 plant structures; EXPRESSED DURING: 13 growth stages; CONTAINS InterPro DOMAIN/s: Cation/H+ exchanger (InterPro:IPR006153), NAD(P)-binding domain (InterPro:IPR016040), Regulator of K+ conductance, N-terminal (InterPro:IPR003148); BEST Arabidopsis thaliana protein match is: K+ efflux antiporter 1 (TAIR:AT1G01790.1); Has 8794 Blast hits to 8786 proteins in 1953 species: Archae - 296; Bacteria - 7320; Metazoa - 54; Fungi - 26; Plants - 301; Viruses - 0; Other Eukaryotes - 797 (source: NCBI BLink).): MAISTMLGSISCCPSPKGYEMVKQHSVRLKHCVFTVKSSVPVYSEGVNDGIKLHSFGNLVKKKVFLDTSKRFYFQGRWSESSGRRVETYAGVDVASAVDVINDLGFDTLTFLMVTVIIVPAFRILKASPILGFFFAGVVLNQFGLIRNLTDVKVLSEWGILFLLFEMGLELSLARLKALAKFAFGMGLTQVLLCTAAFTAFELPPNGAIGTKILEFLFHSRPDLVNIRSIDEAVVIGAALSLSSSAFVLQLLAEKGELPTRFGSATLGILLLQDIAVVPLLVILPVLESQDIGGESIWPMLAKESAKALGGLGILSLGGKFFLRRIFEVVAETRSSEAFVALCLLTVAGTSLVTQWLGFSDTLGAFLAGALLAETNFRTQIEADIRPFRGLLLGLFFVTTGTSIDMEVLFREWPNVLSLLGGLIVIKTLIITAIGPRVGLTIQESVRVGFLLSQGGEFAFVVFSLANRLGVLPNELNKLLIIVVVLSMALTPYLNQLGRKAADFLDERLDPGEKIGEDVNFDVSESIVIIGFGQMGQVLANFLSTPLVSDSDLVGWPYIGFDLNPAVVKESRKLGFPILYGDGSRPSVLQSAGVSSPKAIMIMYKGKKRTTEAVQRLRLAFPGVISLFLLPFVNKIV; the protein is encoded by the exons ATGGCAATTAGTACTATGTTAGGGTCCATCTCTTGTTGCCCCTCTCCCAAG GGGTATGAGATGGTGAAACAACATAGTGTTCGATTAAAGCATTGCGTTTTCACGGTGAAATCGAGTGTGCCTGTGTATTCGGAAGGCGTAAACGATGGGATTAAGTTGCATTCTTTTGGGAATTTAGTTAAAAAGAAGGTTTTTCTGGATACCTCTAAGAGATTCTATTTCCAAGGGAGATGGTCTGAATCGTCAGGGAGGAGAGTGGAGACTTATGCTGGAGTAGATGTAGCGAGTGCTGTTGATGTAATCAACGATCTTGGATTCGATACTTTGACCTTCTTGATGGTTACTGTTATTATTGTCCCTGCATTCAGAATTCTCAAAGCTAGTCCG AtacttggtttcttctttgctgGTGTTGTACTCAACCAATTTGGTTTGATTAGAAATCTCACAGATGTTAAAGTTCTTTCAGAATGGGGGATTCTTTTCCTG CTCTTTGAGATGGGTCTCGAGCTTTCACTTGCTCGTCTGAAAGCTCTTGCAAAATTTGCTTTTGGCATGGGACTAACTCAG GTTTTGTTATGCACGGCTGCATTCACTGCTTTTGAACTCCCACCAAATGGAGCCATCGGAACAAAAATTCTGGAATTCCTCTTTCATTCAAGGCCTGACTTG GTCAACATTAGAAGCATTGATGAGGCCGTTGTCATTGGCGCTGCTCTATCATTGTCAtcttcagcttttgttctaCAG CTTCTTGCAGAGAAAGGTGAGCTCCCTACAAGATTTGGCTCAGCAACCTTGGgaattcttcttctacag GATATAGCTGTTGTGCCGTTACTAGTCATTCTTCCAGTGTTGGAAAGCCAG GATATTGGTGGGGAAAGCATATGGCCAATGCTTGCAAAAGAAAGTGCAAAGGCTCTTGGTGGGTTGGGCATCCTCTCTCTTGGAGGAAAGTTCTTTCTCCGTAGAATTTTCGAG GTTGTTGCAGAAACAAGAAGCTCAGAAGCTTTTGTGGCCCTTTGCCTTCTCACAGTTGCTGGGACTTCACTTGTGACTCAATGGCTTGGTTTCAGCGATACG CTTGGAGCTTTTCTTGCTGGAGCACTTCTAGCAGAAACAAATTTCCGAACACAAATTGAAGCTGATATTAGGCCATTTAGAGGTTTACTTCTCGGTTTGTTCTTTGTAACCACAGGAACTTCCATTGACATGGAG GTTCTGTTTCGAGAATGGCCTAATGTCCTCTCACTCTTGGGTGGTCTGATTGTGATCAAAACACTGATTATAACCGCAATCGGTCCCCGAGTTGGCCTCACAATACAAGAAAGCGTAAGAGTTGGCTTTCTTCTTTCCCAGGGAGGAGAATTTGCATTTGTTGTGTTCTCTCTAGCCAACAG GCTAGGAGTGCTTCCAAATGAGCTGAACAAACTGCTCATTATCGTAGTTGTTTTGTCTATGGCATTAACACCTTATCTTAACCAACTTGGAAGAAAAGCCGCCGATTTTCTTGATGAGAGACTTGATCCCGGAGAg AAAATAGGTGAAGATGTGAACTTCGATGTTAGTGAATCAATTGTCATCATTGGATTTGGACAAATGGGTCAG GTTCTGGCCAATTTTTTGTCAACGCCATTGGTCTCAGATAGTGATCTTGTGGGATGGCCTTATATTGGTTTTGATCTGAATCCTGCTGTAGTGAAG GAATCAAGGAAACTCGGTTTCCCGATATTGTATGGAGACGGATCTCGACCATCGGTTTTGCAATCTGCAGGGGTTTCATCTCCTAAAGCTATCATGATAATGTATAAAGGCAAGAAGAGAACCACTGAGGCTGTTCAAAGACTCCGTCTTGCCTTCCCCGGGGttatttctctcttccttcttccttttgtcAATAAAATCGTTTGA
- the CLS gene encoding cardiolipin synthase (cardiolipin synthase (CLS); FUNCTIONS IN: phosphatidyltransferase activity, cardiolipin synthase activity; INVOLVED IN: phospholipid biosynthetic process; LOCATED IN: mitochondrion; EXPRESSED IN: 23 plant structures; EXPRESSED DURING: 13 growth stages; CONTAINS InterPro DOMAIN/s: CDP-alcohol phosphatidyltransferase (InterPro:IPR000462); BEST Arabidopsis thaliana protein match is: phosphatidylglycerolphosphate synthase 2 (TAIR:AT3G55030.1); Has 30201 Blast hits to 17322 proteins in 780 species: Archae - 12; Bacteria - 1396; Metazoa - 17338; Fungi - 3422; Plants - 5037; Viruses - 0; Other Eukaryotes - 2996 (source: NCBI BLink).) — MAIYRSLRKLVEINHRKTRPFFTAATASGGTVSLTPPQFSPLFPHFSHRLSPLSKWFVPLNGPLFLSSPPWKLLQSATPLHWRGNGSVLKKVEALNLRLDRIRSRTRFPRQLGLQSVVPNILTVDRNDSKEEDGGKLVKSFVNVPNMISMARLVSGPVLWWMISNEMYSSAFLGLAVSGASDWLDGYVARRMKINSVVGSYLDPLADKVLIGCVAVAMVQKDLLHPGLVGIVLLRDVALVGGAVYLRALNLDWKWKTWSDFFNLDGSSPQKVEPLFISKVNTVFQLTLVAGAILQPEFGNPDTQTWITYLSWLVASTTMASTAAYGVQYWKKRPISMIKRS; from the exons ATGGCGATTTACAGATCTCTAAGAAAGCTAGTTGAAATCAATCACCGGAAAACAAGACCATTCTTCACCGCCGCTACAGCTTCCGGCGGAACCGTTTCTCTGACTCCACCGCAGTTTTCGCCGTTGTTCCCACATTTCTCACACCGTTTATCTCCGCTTTCGAAATGGTTCGTTCCTCTTAATGGACCTCTCTTCTTATCTTCTCCTCCTTGGAAACTTCTCCAGTCTGCGACACCTTTGCACTGGCGCGGAAACGGCtctgttttgaaaaaagtCGAAGCTCTGAATCTTAGATTGGATCGAATTAGAAGCAGAACTAGGTTTCCGAGACAGTTAGGGTTACAGTCTGTGGTACCAAACATATTGACGGTGGATCGCAACGAttccaaggaagaagatggtggaAAATTAGTCAAGAGTTTTGTTAATGTGCCGAATATGATATCAATGGCGAGATTAGTATCTGGTCCTGTGCTTTGGTG GATGATCTCGAATGAGATGTATTCTTCTGCTTTCTTAGGGTTGGCTGTTTCTGGAGCTAGTGATTGG TTAGATGGTTACGTGGCTCGGAGGATGAAGATTAACTCTGTGGTTGGCTCGTACCTTGATCCTCTTGCAGACAAG GTTCTTATCGGGTGTGTAGCAGTAGCAATGGTGCAGAAGGATCTCTTACATC CTGGACTGGTTGGAATTGTGTTGTTACGGGATGTTGCACTCGTTGGTGGTGCAGTTTACCTAAGGGCACTAAACTTGGACTGGAAG TGGAAAACTTGGAGTGACTTCTTCAATCTAGATGGTTCAAGTCCTCAGAAAGTAGAACCATTGTTTATAAGCAAG GTGAATACAGTTTTCCAGTTGACTCTAGTCGCTGGTGCAATACTTCAACCAGAGTTTGGGAATCCAGACACCCAGACATGGATCACTTATCTAAG CTGGTTAGTTGCTTCGACGACTATGGCTTCAACTGCAGCTTATGGTGTACAATACTGGAAGAAGAGACCTATATCTATGATTAAGAGATCATAG
- the KEA3 gene encoding K+ efflux antiporter 3 (K+ efflux antiporter 3 (KEA3); FUNCTIONS IN: potassium:hydrogen antiporter activity, potassium ion transmembrane transporter activity; INVOLVED IN: potassium ion transport, cation transport, metabolic process, transmembrane transport; EXPRESSED IN: 21 plant structures; EXPRESSED DURING: 13 growth stages; CONTAINS InterPro DOMAIN/s: Cation/H+ exchanger (InterPro:IPR006153), NAD(P)-binding domain (InterPro:IPR016040), Regulator of K+ conductance, N-terminal (InterPro:IPR003148); BEST Arabidopsis thaliana protein match is: K+ efflux antiporter 1 (TAIR:AT1G01790.1).), translated as MAISTMLGSISCCPSPKGYEMVKQHSVRLKHCVFTVKSSVPVYSEGVNDGIKLHSFGNLVKKKVFLDTSKRFYFQGRWSESSGRRVETYAGVDVASAVDVINDLGFDTLTFLMVTVIIVPAFRILKASPILGFFFAGVVLNQFGLIRNLTDVKVLSEWGILFLLFEMGLELSLARLKALAKFAFGMGLTQVLLCTAAFTAFELPPNGAIGTKILEFLFHSRPDLVNIRSIDEAVVIGAALSLSSSAFVLQLLAEKGELPTRFGSATLGILLLQDIAVVPLLVILPVLESQDIGGESIWPMLAKESAKALGGLGILSLGGKFFLRRIFEVVAETRSSEAFVALCLLTVAGTSLVTQWLGFSDTLGAFLAGALLAETNFRTQIEADIRPFRGLLLGLFFVTTGTSIDMEVLFREWPNVLSLLGGLIVIKTLIITAIGPRVGLTIQESVRVGFLLSQGGEFAFVVFSLANRLGVLPNELNKLLIIVVVLSMALTPYLNQLGRKAADFLDERLDPGEKIGEDVNFDVSESIVIIGFGQMGQVLANFLSTPLVSDSDLVGWPYIGFDLNPAVVKESRKLGFPILYGDGSRPSVLQSAGVSSPKAIMIMYKGKKRTTEAVQRLRLAFPGSPIYARAQDLPHLLELKKAGATDAILENAETSLQLGSKLLTGFGVMSDDVSFLSKVFRDSMEIQAQEEITASETNAGLKPMQMKASDINVVSAATQKQVQLMKPMQMKASDSNSDSAAEILQETAGLSQPPEIDDSSVNIDNGFVGKADKAQD; from the exons ATGGCAATTAGTACTATGTTAGGGTCCATCTCTTGTTGCCCCTCTCCCAAG GGGTATGAGATGGTGAAACAACATAGTGTTCGATTAAAGCATTGCGTTTTCACGGTGAAATCGAGTGTGCCTGTGTATTCGGAAGGCGTAAACGATGGGATTAAGTTGCATTCTTTTGGGAATTTAGTTAAAAAGAAGGTTTTTCTGGATACCTCTAAGAGATTCTATTTCCAAGGGAGATGGTCTGAATCGTCAGGGAGGAGAGTGGAGACTTATGCTGGAGTAGATGTAGCGAGTGCTGTTGATGTAATCAACGATCTTGGATTCGATACTTTGACCTTCTTGATGGTTACTGTTATTATTGTCCCTGCATTCAGAATTCTCAAAGCTAGTCCG AtacttggtttcttctttgctgGTGTTGTACTCAACCAATTTGGTTTGATTAGAAATCTCACAGATGTTAAAGTTCTTTCAGAATGGGGGATTCTTTTCCTG CTCTTTGAGATGGGTCTCGAGCTTTCACTTGCTCGTCTGAAAGCTCTTGCAAAATTTGCTTTTGGCATGGGACTAACTCAG GTTTTGTTATGCACGGCTGCATTCACTGCTTTTGAACTCCCACCAAATGGAGCCATCGGAACAAAAATTCTGGAATTCCTCTTTCATTCAAGGCCTGACTTG GTCAACATTAGAAGCATTGATGAGGCCGTTGTCATTGGCGCTGCTCTATCATTGTCAtcttcagcttttgttctaCAG CTTCTTGCAGAGAAAGGTGAGCTCCCTACAAGATTTGGCTCAGCAACCTTGGgaattcttcttctacag GATATAGCTGTTGTGCCGTTACTAGTCATTCTTCCAGTGTTGGAAAGCCAG GATATTGGTGGGGAAAGCATATGGCCAATGCTTGCAAAAGAAAGTGCAAAGGCTCTTGGTGGGTTGGGCATCCTCTCTCTTGGAGGAAAGTTCTTTCTCCGTAGAATTTTCGAG GTTGTTGCAGAAACAAGAAGCTCAGAAGCTTTTGTGGCCCTTTGCCTTCTCACAGTTGCTGGGACTTCACTTGTGACTCAATGGCTTGGTTTCAGCGATACG CTTGGAGCTTTTCTTGCTGGAGCACTTCTAGCAGAAACAAATTTCCGAACACAAATTGAAGCTGATATTAGGCCATTTAGAGGTTTACTTCTCGGTTTGTTCTTTGTAACCACAGGAACTTCCATTGACATGGAG GTTCTGTTTCGAGAATGGCCTAATGTCCTCTCACTCTTGGGTGGTCTGATTGTGATCAAAACACTGATTATAACCGCAATCGGTCCCCGAGTTGGCCTCACAATACAAGAAAGCGTAAGAGTTGGCTTTCTTCTTTCCCAGGGAGGAGAATTTGCATTTGTTGTGTTCTCTCTAGCCAACAG GCTAGGAGTGCTTCCAAATGAGCTGAACAAACTGCTCATTATCGTAGTTGTTTTGTCTATGGCATTAACACCTTATCTTAACCAACTTGGAAGAAAAGCCGCCGATTTTCTTGATGAGAGACTTGATCCCGGAGAg AAAATAGGTGAAGATGTGAACTTCGATGTTAGTGAATCAATTGTCATCATTGGATTTGGACAAATGGGTCAG GTTCTGGCCAATTTTTTGTCAACGCCATTGGTCTCAGATAGTGATCTTGTGGGATGGCCTTATATTGGTTTTGATCTGAATCCTGCTGTAGTGAAG GAATCAAGGAAACTCGGTTTCCCGATATTGTATGGAGACGGATCTCGACCATCGGTTTTGCAATCTGCAGGGGTTTCATCTCCTAAAGCTATCATGATAATGTATAAAGGCAAGAAGAGAACCACTGAGGCTGTTCAAAGACTCCGTCTTGCCTTCCCCGGG AGTCCTATTTACGCAAGAGCTCAAGATTTACCGCATCTCCTTGAACTAAAGAAAGCAGGAGCCACAGATGCAATTCTCGAAAATGCAGAG ACAAGTTTACAGCTCGGTTCGAAGCTGTTGACAGGATTTGGAGTAATGTCTGACGACGTAAGCTTTCTAAGTAAAGTTTTCAGAGATTCAATGGAGATACAAGCTCAAGAAGAAATCACAGCTAGTGAAACAAATGCTGGTTTGAAGCCAATGCAAATGAAAGCATCTGATATAAACGTAGTGTCTGCTGCAACACAAAAACAAGTCCAGCTCATGAAGCCAATGCAAATGAAAGCTTCTGATTCAAACTCAGATTCTGCAGCAGAGATTCTTCAAGAAACAGCTGGTTTGAGTCAGCCTCCTGAGATTGATGATTCTTCTGTGAATATAGATAATGGATTTGTTGGTAAAGCTGATAAAGCTCAAGATTAA
- the MSRB6 gene encoding methionine sulfoxide reductase B6 (methionine sulfoxide reductase B6 (MSRB6); FUNCTIONS IN: peptide-methionine-(S)-S-oxide reductase activity; INVOLVED IN: oxidation reduction; LOCATED IN: cytosol; EXPRESSED IN: 11 plant structures; EXPRESSED DURING: 7 growth stages; CONTAINS InterPro DOMAIN/s: Methionine sulphoxide reductase B (InterPro:IPR002579), Mss4-like (InterPro:IPR011057); BEST Arabidopsis thaliana protein match is: methionine sulfoxide reductase B9 (TAIR:AT4G21850.1); Has 8335 Blast hits to 8332 proteins in 2250 species: Archae - 76; Bacteria - 4945; Metazoa - 267; Fungi - 135; Plants - 207; Viruses - 1; Other Eukaryotes - 2704 (source: NCBI BLink).), with amino-acid sequence MNTSPKMEMEMKMETKAAPEAGMIKKSNEEWRTVLSPEQFKILREKSIEKRGSGEYVKLFEEGIYCCVGCGNPVYKSTTKFDSGCGWPAFFDAIPGAINRTEERAGLRYEITCTKCDGHLGHVLKNEGFPTPTDERHCVNSVALKFSSAITSQ; translated from the exons ATGAACACTTC CCCAAAAATGGAAATggaaatgaaaatggaaacGAAGGCGGCTCCTGAAGCTGGTATGATCAAAAAGTCCAACGAGGAGTGGCGTACGGTTCTATCTCCTGAACAGTTTAAGATTCTTAGAGAGAAATCTATTGA AAAGAGAGGGTCAGGAGAATATGTGAAGTTGTTCGAGGAAGGAATCTACTGTTGTGTTGGTTGTGGAAATCCGGTTTATAAATCAACCACTAAATTCGATTCCGGTTGCGGTTGGCCGGCTTTTTTTGATGCTATTCCTGGCGCCATTAACCGAACC GAGGAGAGAGCTGGATTAAGATATGAGATAACTTGCACAAAATGTGATGGACATCTAGGTCATGTCTTAAAAAATGAAGGTTTTCCAACACCAACTGACGAACGCCATTGCGTCAACAGCGTTGCTCTCAAGTTCTCTTCCGCTATCACATCTCAGTGA
- a CDS encoding adenosine/AMP deaminase family protein (adenosine/AMP deaminase family protein; FUNCTIONS IN: deaminase activity; INVOLVED IN: purine ribonucleoside monophosphate biosynthetic process; LOCATED IN: cellular_component unknown; EXPRESSED IN: 22 plant structures; EXPRESSED DURING: 13 growth stages; CONTAINS InterPro DOMAIN/s: Adenosine/AMP deaminase (InterPro:IPR001365); Has 30201 Blast hits to 17322 proteins in 780 species: Archae - 12; Bacteria - 1396; Metazoa - 17338; Fungi - 3422; Plants - 5037; Viruses - 0; Other Eukaryotes - 2996 (source: NCBI BLink).), producing MEWIQSLPKIELHAHLNGSIRDSTLLELARVLGEKGVIVFADVEHVIQKNDRSLVEVFKLFDLIHKLTTDHKTVTRITREVVEDFALENVVYLELRTTPKRSDSIGMSKRSYMEAVIQGLRSVSEVDIDFVTASDSQKLHNAGDGIGRKKIYVRLLLSIDRRETTESAMETVKLALEMRDVGVVGIDLSGNPLVGEWSTFLPALQYAKDNDLHITLHCGEVPNPKEIQAMLDFKPHRIGHACFFKDEDWTKLKSFRIPVEICLTSNIVTKSISSIDIHHFADLYNAKHPLILCTDDFGVFSTSLSNEYALAVRSLGLSKSETFALARAAIDATFAEDEVKQQLRFIFDSASPEHV from the exons atggaatggATACAATCACTGCCCAAAATCGAGCTTCATGCTCATCTCAACGGTTCCATTAGAGACTCCACTCTTCT AGAGCTTGCTAGGGTTCTTGGTGAGAAAGGCGTTATAGTGTTTGCTGATGTTGAACATGTCATTCAAAAAA atgaTCGATCTTTGGTTGAAGTCTTCAagttgtttgatttgatcCATAAGCTCACTACTGATCACAAAACTGTGACAAGGATCACAAGAGaa GTTGTGGAAGATTTTGCTTTAGAGAATGTGGTGTATCTTGAGTTACGAACTACTCCAAAG aGGAGTGATTCAATAGGTATGAGTAAACGTTCTTACATGGAAGCTGTAATCCAAGGTCTAAGATCTGTCAGTGAAGTCgatattgattttgttacCGCATCTGATTCTCAAAAACTGCACAATGCTGGTGATGGGattggaagaaagaagatttatGTTAGACTTCTTCTTAGTATTGATCGTAGGGAAACAACAGAGTCCGCAATGGAAACT gtTAAGCTCGCATTGGAAATGAGAGATGTCGGGGTAGTTGGTATCGATCTTTCGGGGAATCCTCTTGTTGGAGAATG GAGCACTTTCTTGCCTGCATTACAATATGCCAAAGACAATGATCTTCACATCACTCTTCACTGTGGAGAG GTTCCCAATCCGAAAGAGATCCAAGCCATGCTTGATTTTAAACCGCATCGGATTGGACATGCCTGTTTCTTCAAAGACGAAGATTGGACAAAGTTGAAATCTTTCCGGATTCCG GTTGAAATATGTTTAACATCCAACATTGTAACCAAATCGATATCTTCCATCGATATACACCATTTCG CTGATCTTTACAATGCAAAGCATCCATTGATTCTATGCACTGATGATTTTGGAGTATTCTCCACTAGCCTCTCCAACGAGTACGCCCTCGCTGTTCGTTCTCTTG GTCTTAGTAAAAGTGAAACCTTTGCATTGGCTAGAGCAGCCATAGACGCAACATTTGCAGAAGATGAAGTTAAGCAACAACTTAGGTTCATTTTTGATTCAGCCTCGCCAGAGCACGTTTAG